A single window of Streptomyces sudanensis DNA harbors:
- a CDS encoding polyprenyl synthetase family protein: MTAVGPFGLSVRDQALEADVQTGLAAVEAGLLDATKSDVPFITEAAQHLVRAGGKRFRPLLVMLAAQFGDPHAPGVVPAAVVVELTHLATLYHDDVMDEALVRRGVDSANTRWGNSVAVLTGDFLFSRASHVLADLGPEAVRVQAEAFERLVTGQILETAGPRDGSDPVEHYLDVIAGKTGSLVAVSGRFGAMMAGAGDRFTEVLTQYGERLGVAFQLADDVLDIASDSHESGKTPGTDLREGIATLPVLHLRALAERNGRAEDVELVRLLEGDLTDDARHAEVLRRLRVHPALEMARRDTVRYAHEARAMLAPLPDGYAKAALAELCDLVVHRAR; the protein is encoded by the coding sequence GTGACCGCAGTCGGGCCGTTCGGGCTGAGCGTGCGGGACCAGGCCCTCGAAGCCGATGTCCAGACCGGGCTGGCGGCCGTCGAGGCCGGGCTGCTCGACGCCACCAAGAGCGACGTGCCGTTCATCACGGAGGCGGCGCAGCACCTGGTGCGGGCGGGCGGCAAGCGGTTCCGGCCACTCCTGGTGATGCTCGCCGCGCAGTTCGGCGACCCGCACGCGCCCGGCGTCGTCCCCGCGGCCGTGGTGGTCGAGCTCACCCACCTGGCCACGCTGTACCACGACGACGTGATGGACGAGGCGCTCGTGCGGCGCGGGGTGGACAGCGCCAACACGCGCTGGGGCAACTCGGTCGCCGTCCTCACGGGCGACTTCCTCTTCTCGCGCGCCTCGCACGTCCTGGCGGACCTCGGCCCCGAGGCGGTGCGCGTCCAGGCGGAGGCGTTCGAGCGGCTGGTCACGGGGCAGATCCTGGAGACCGCGGGGCCCCGGGACGGGAGCGACCCGGTCGAGCACTACCTGGACGTCATCGCCGGCAAGACCGGCTCGCTGGTCGCCGTCTCCGGCCGGTTCGGCGCGATGATGGCGGGTGCCGGGGACCGGTTCACGGAGGTCCTGACGCAGTACGGCGAGCGGCTGGGCGTGGCGTTCCAGCTGGCCGACGACGTCCTGGACATCGCCTCGGACTCCCACGAGTCCGGCAAGACGCCGGGCACCGACCTGCGCGAGGGCATCGCCACCCTGCCGGTCCTCCACCTGCGCGCGCTGGCGGAGCGGAACGGCCGGGCCGAGGACGTGGAGCTGGTCCGGCTCCTCGAAGGCGACCTGACGGACGACGCGAGGCACGCCGAGGTGCTGCGCCGGCTGCGCGTCCACCCCGCGCTGGAGATGGCCCGCCGCGACACGGTCCGGTACGCGCACGAGGCGCGGGCGATGCTGGCCCCGCTGCCGGACGGGTACGCGAAGGCCGCGCTCGCCGAGCTGTGCGACCTCGTGGTGCACCGGGCGCGCTGA